Sequence from the Ostrea edulis chromosome 8, xbOstEdul1.1, whole genome shotgun sequence genome:
caagaatgtttttcatcttaaaataatacacaatatatatcatttttattttgctcgacaaatgtgcacatcttttcctgagcaataatctgtatgacatttgacagttttcaggcttattttgaaaaaaaaaaggcgcgaaatgtcttattcatgatgtcataatggtATCCAATTAGatatatcattctgattttgttgacatagtatacctggcatatattttactttcttaaaacgcttattaaggttaattccagacacattttatagagagaaaatgtttgggcctttttatgtatacaaacgtaccttgttctttacagaggatttcaaccaaatgcaccaacatcaATTAGATGTTTCACAAAATCACGAATTTGCAAgtaaaaatgattgattgattgtatcttgttaaacgtccctctcgaaaaggtttcactcatatggagacgtcaccatgccggtgaagggctgcaaaatttaggcctatccttGGCGCTTACGCCCtctgagcaggaagggatctttatcgtgccacacctgctgtgacacggggcctcgggttttgcggtctcatccgaaggaccgccccatttagtcgcctcttatgacaagtaaggggtactgaggaactatacttacccggatccccacgggactgaaCAAACGAGGATACCGAGTAGACATGAAACTGGTTTTTGAGGATAAATGTAAAATTCCGAGTAGGAAGGGCGCGGATCACTAGGcacaccagacgtgggatcaggtggctaggggtgtgagcatcccctgttgatatTCTAAAAGTGAAATGCACAGTTTGTCATAGGAAATCGGTTGGACTTaacaccacccccccccccccataaaaaaGCAAACAAAGACAAAATTACGTCCTGACACTTTTGTTTTACTCAACTAAGTCCAATTGTCAAAAAATATCAATCACCAATGGCAATACTGACGTGGCAAAAGAAATGTGTCATAACTTTTATCAATCGTTCTCAAATAAATACTCCCAAACACCGTGTATCGGGTGATTTTGGCCATGGAAATATATCACGGATTTTTCACTGAAAAAGTATAATATAGACATCTTAAAGCTTTAATTTTGGCACAGTTTTATTTAACAAGTATAGCATTGATATGGAATTTTATACACGTAGTTCTTTAGAAGAAAAAGTCAGTATTTCTAGCTAGAATTACAAGAAATGTGATATAGCGTTTTGATTCATTGGTAATCATTATCGagattttaattatttctgcATAGTTACCAAGGCTGACACGGTTGCTACCTCGTGCGGTATGGGATCGGGGAATTGTCGGACGATCATCGGGGCTTGGGCCGTGGGTGTCAAGGGGGAGTGTGCACACGAAGATGTGGGATTCAGGATTGGACAACATGGCTTCAAATACGCCATGATGCAGGTGATCCCCTCACCATATTAACTTAGGAACGTGTTATAGTACATTTAAAGCGAATTTCATGAGATTTATACATTTTCAGAATTTTTCAGTGGCATGGAgtttaatgatacatgtagacAGTGCTAATTTGGAATTAAGCATCAACCTTGATGATATACGTCAATGAAAAAGAGTGAAAAAAAACCAAGAATGTCTCTTTACAGAATTATTATAGACTCCATCATTTGGTTTTCTTGTTTTACATAGTTTCACTGGAACAACGTCGAACTGCGTTCTGATTACGTGGACAGTTCTGGAATGACGCTGTTCTATACTCCAGACCGACGCCCTAACGACGCCTCGACCTTGATGATAGGTCAAAATTACTTAGAAATCCCACCGGGTAAAGACCGCGTGGAGGCAGAAGCCGTTTGTAGTGCAGAGGATACCTGGATGGCCTTTTCGGGTCCTGTTTACGTCACAAGGGCCCTCAATCACATGCATTATCTAGGTATGAATGTTCATACATCTACAACCTTTATTTCGTTGCTATCTGTTTTAAGTGGTTTTGATTGATTGCCTTCACGGTACCTGaacatgaaatgaaaaatgGGTTTCTATACCGGtatttttgaattatgaattttgaaatattttcaggaAGGGAAGAATATATTGATCATTACAGAAACGGGGTCAAAATCAACAGCTTCACGAACGAGCCCGACTACAGCTACGATCGACCTAGATTTCTAGAGTAAGAAATAGCTTTTGTAGATTTATTAGGTTTAACGGGAGCTCCATGCTGTTTTAACGACCGGGTAACATGACCATGACAGATTGATTGTATCTAGGTTAACGTCCTGTTCGAGAAGTTTTTCactcactgccggtgaagggctgtaaaatgtaggcctatgctcggcgcttacggactTTGAGCAGGAATGGggtttttatcgtgccacgcctactgtgacacggggtctcggttttcgcggtcacatccgaaagaccaccccatttagtcgccttctattATTACAATCCAGTGTCCCATTATCATGATATGATGTTTCATTATCATAATCCTATATTCCATTATAATGTTCCATTATTATAATCCGATATTCCATTATAATTTGGTGTTCCAATATTATAATCCGATGTTCCATTATAATCCGATGCTTCATTGTTATATGTGGGAGATCTTTAACAGCTGGTTTGAATTTACAGGTACAACACTGCAATTGAAGTGAGGCAAGGGGACGAACTCAGAACCAAATGTGTGTACAAGTCTTCATCGAAATCCAGAACTACTTTTCAAGGCGACGCGACTTCCGACGAGATGTGTTTCGGTTTTCTTACAATTCATCCAATCACGAATGTAAGAATTTCGACGTGTACAAGCTGGAAAAGTCTTTCTAtgttaaaattttattcaaatgaagtcATCAACAACTGCGATAGAAATATCTTCTCAAACTCCTCCCATCCGTACATGAAGGAAACATACCAAAAGATCAACACTCGCTGTCAGCCATTATCAAAATGTCTAGAGGAATGTAAGGAAGCGGTCAAAGAAATCATGCGACATCCTTGTATGCAGGGCGACATTAAAGAAGTTATGAAATGGGGGGCCAGATTGTCAACAGACGTTGAGGTTCTGAAGTTCTACTCAAGGATCGAGTCATGTGACCTTCAGCTACTGCAAGAAGAATTTGCCGCACAGATAAACCGAGATGACACTAACAGTGGATGTAAAGCTGTTCCACGGCTATTTACACTCGTTACATTTGTCATTTTGTTGTCCTGGTTTTAATGAAAAGTCGATGATAACCATGTTGTACTATAACAGAAGACAATCAAATAGGAAATAATAAAATCTTTGCAAATAAAGATGGTTCTTTGTAATTTATGAAAAGCAGAATTCTGTATGTAGACAAAGGTACATAGTAGACAAATCGTAACTATTCGTTTCGTCTTCaaattattgtttattttcattataattGCCGTTTATATCatgattatttgaataaaacgtaatatgtcttacggcgggACCGTGTTttagggcgaagcaaaaaaaaaaaatggcattagtatctatatccaaaacaggacaaaaaacaacctgaagttagcacgaggacagagctgtatcaaagcatcctaattttggacatttgatccgtcTATATATTGAACACGGGAAACatacgcaattgatgtaaacagtatattgtgacgtcatattcagcgtcgttgtttagcaaatttacaaacataggagacatggcGTTAATCGAGGATTGATTAggtctatatacaatgtacatatgaataagaagatattaattttatgtaacatctcagaacgacatgaactagggtagacgagattcaaaatggaggaatataTGTCTGGTATTccaatcgacgccattgggaccaaaagtttcaagttccataggtttCGTTtaagttttcattattttcctatattttcctttaaaacatgtatatacctgttacctatagggagagctccgtgctctcacggcccttcagGCCGTGAGAGGGCTCGCCCTCTATAATGCTCTTACTACTATGATGAAAACTTATgtaaaagtaaaacaaaaaaatatcagtGGTGTATACGTagtattatatttgaatttagtgaagataacgaacagtgatcaaacccAAAACTGCTATAAGaaatacgaaatagagagttggacagacacggacccctgaacataccagaggtgggatcaggtgcctagggggagtcaacatcccctgtcgaccggtcacaccagctgtgagccccatatcttgatcaggtaaacagatttatccgtagtcaaaattagtgtgccggtaacggcctaacagtcggtatgaaatacgtcggacatcatttgatcaaatgatagtttgtattggcaaagtagatcgttataacaaccataggatttgagaaatgctgactttaaacgaaattgttgaaatatcagctccatcatcaacttgtttaccAGTAGCCCGGTACGATGCATATCACGAATGgaatattacatatttaatgttCAGACAATCAATGTTTTTGACGACTCTTTATCAGATACTATGTGTTCCAGCTCTAAATGTTCTACCGAACAATAGTAGaatgttcgcttcgtaaccggaaaGTCGTCAGTTCGAACCCCGCTCGTGTCATGAACACAATACCTATTGGATGGAGGTCCTGTGTGAAtgtaggcgttggcacgatagtgaaccctcactgctatgacACGATATTAACTACCACAATATAGATCAAATATTTATCACTTCTTTGCTTCTCGGCACGAGaaggtccgggttagaataggtcctcagtaccccttgcttgtcgtacgagacgactaaatggggcggtctgtttgatgagatcgcaaaatccgatgtcccgtgtcacagcaggtattgCACGTTAAAGACCCCTACCTGCACAAAGTCCGTAAGTACCGAGCATATGCCCGAATTCTGAAGTCCATCActagcaatggtgacgtttccatatgagtgaaaaattatcgagagggacgttaaacagtatacagtggtggatttaagggggggggggagccgGTGTTATAGAGTGAAccttcccccataatgagaccccccacccccccggaaacctggctctagagtgagacttcccccgaaagcctggctctagagtgaaccTTTCCCCTAGAGGAAGCCTCATTCTAGAGCAGGAGAACCCCCGGGGAAATCTCAGGTTTCCCCGTGGGAAGGCCTACTCTATCAACAGTTGTAGAGTCAGACTTCCCCCATAGCAGGACTTCCCCCTTCTTTTATTCCTGATCAACTATTATATACTTTATGGAGATTGTTTACATACCAAGATCTTTTTCAGCAGGATATTAAATGATTTTAGTTAAGTCGTTCATCTAACTCAAGAGAAGAAATcggtgaataaaacacatttgGAATTATtaagtcattttgtttgaaccatagaccttgaactttgacccacaCATTACCTATGCCTTGGCTAGTTTTAGAAGTTTGGAAACTGAAAAGaggaaatttcgaatttatgtttcttttcaTCTGCGTTCAAATATATCGGTTATGCTTTTAAACTTGTACAACTtcaggtaggtaggtaggtaattCTCTGTccgataaactaaaatttattttatagttTGCGCAGGGGGGAATGAAAGCGGGGGTGTCCCTCTAGAGCAAGACTTCAAGAGGGTAttatggctctagagtgagtcttccccctgggggtaaggtttattctaATGCAAGTCTGCTGGGGGAGACtcactctagagcgagacttccGGGGGAAAGGCTCACTCTAGGAACAGACTTCCGCGGGAGGAAGGCTGactcgaggggggggggggggggtctcattATAGGGGGAACTCTGGCTCTACAACATCCCCCTCtctctaaaattttcaaatttaaggtaaatcgtggtatcttgtttagaaaaaatgtactaaacgattacaaaagcaataatttctttctcTCCCGGATAAATAAATagcaaaatcttttgatatcttgaattattttgttgggagaacttaattttccCCAAAAACCCTTAATATTTGCTTcatcttataaaaaatgatagaaaatagtacaaatgatttaaataggagacatatttcaagccctatcaaaactaaaacccaggagcttccgggggttTCGCCCCCTGAGCCCCCACCAGGGTTTCGCCCTCAACTCACTGGGGACCTGAAGGCggtccccagaccccctgcctcataaggtgcccccccccccccgtatcctcaattcctggatccgcccctggtatataatcaatcaatcattttttttttttcaaattagatgtaaataaacaaatacgTGTAACAGTCTCATTAAGGTATTCATTCAAGTAAAGGTTGtggatggaaaaaaaaattgctatatcgtttgaaataattcaaatatcacAAATTCAAAATCGGTTCGTAGTCTGGTAGCATTTGATTACCCAAAGGCTGAATCACCCAATAGTGGCCTATCAGATACATATAGAAAGGGGCCTCCAtggtcgagtggttagagtATCGCTCTCAAAACCTCTggtcggcacgggttcgaatcccactcgcgccggtaagtgagaaagtttcccagtttacttccggaaggtcggtggtctcttcccaggtacattgtatctgggttctctcttccaccaataaaaactaggcgccaccagataactgaaaaattgttgagtgtggcggaaaacattaatcaatcatATAGAAAGTTTTAGAAATATACTGTCAAGTATACTAGGGTGTTTATATTACACAATCCCTGCATTAtgtttgataaattttatttatttctacaATCTTTTAAGTTGAATCACTTATTGTCAATGCTTTATTAAGGAGAATTCTAACTCAAAGTTTgcaatgaatatatacatgttttcCACTTTAGCTATAACTACCGGGTTTGCAAATTTTTCCGACGAACCTACACAACTAAGTGACCTGGCTCGTAACCGTTACATGAATGCATACATGAATTGCAAGAactattcatttcaaatgacGATCCCTTCTAGTTCTCCTGTTCACAAATTCCTAAACATTCGGTATTCAGTTGCACTTTTGAGACGCAGAGGAGGTGAATTCTAGACTGGTTGCATAATGCAGTCCGTACCTGCCTCACCTGGATCGTGACGGCTATATTTGTCCTGTGTTATTTCGAAATGACTCAGTCATGTGATTTCAATGACGATCCCTTAGCTTGTTAATGCTCATGTGATGCTACATCATCTGGGGcatgtttacaaacttttcaaaaatacaaTACCCCGACAAATAGTGTAGAGatataattaaattaaaatgttttatgaatatttttaactattACATCAACAACAATTATGTGTATCCTGTAGTGCAAACTGCCAAATTGGCGTCGAAACCTTTGTAAACCCTTATTTACATTCAGAATgacatattttcattgttattacACTGTTTATTCCCACACTATATATTCCGACAAAAAATGTATCTGAATGCGTGTCATATTAGACGTGTGATAATTGTATAAAGTGTATGCCTCTATCCTagggcatactataaaacctggcctggccccattGGCCTGGCCCTGGCCTCAAAGTTGgcctggccccaattttggcctctaattcTGCTCCattccaaattttggcctggcctcaaaagttggcctggcctctaaataaaattt
This genomic interval carries:
- the LOC125661560 gene encoding DBH-like monooxygenase protein 1 homolog, with product MPKEIYLYLCLLCTSSLGFKFYQNKIPNGDSVPHPCKPNYLWHGVGHRNELGGGSRNPFGEDFDAAGKTWTRELCMKDSDGDGISNGEELGDPDCVWRENTIPDKNAFSHPGVCEPYDSARCRPMNAWVQCEIEDFQCDSINAPGVKNVTLRYPETAVPNLETNYFCMTFELPQDGDYHMIATQPYIDNEYVMHHILLYGCDESVTKADTVATSCGMGSGNCRTIIGAWAVGVKGECAHEDVGFRIGQHGFKYAMMQFHWNNVELRSDYVDSSGMTLFYTPDRRPNDASTLMIGQNYLEIPPGKDRVEAEAVCSAEDTWMAFSGPVYVTRALNHMHYLGREEYIDHYRNGVKINSFTNEPDYSYDRPRFLEYNTAIEVRQGDELRTKCVYKSSSKSRTTFQGDATSDEMCFGFLTIHPITNVRISTCTSWKSLSMLKFYSNEVINNCDRNIFSNSSHPYMKETYQKINTRCQPLSKCLEECKEAVKEIMRHPCMQGDIKEVMKWGARLSTDVEVLKFYSRIESCDLQLLQEEFAAQINRDDTNSGCKAVPRLFTLVTFVILLSWF